One window of Quercus robur chromosome 5, dhQueRobu3.1, whole genome shotgun sequence genomic DNA carries:
- the LOC126727215 gene encoding cysteine-rich receptor-like protein kinase 25 isoform X2, with the protein MTSLNSMTLLFISMLSLSFLSRTTTHAADPVHLKEVCANTTFSPNSIYQSNLNSLLSSLSSNVTQNLEFYNTTSGQNTPNPVYGLFLCRGDVTPQLCQECVAAAVKEVTKKCSREKVAVIWYDECMIRYSNRSFFSTVDEKPRLALLNTQNITEQDKFNKLLAKSMNETAAQASNAPIGAKKYGTKEVNISAFQTLYNLVQCTADLSRNDCSTCLQAAIKLLPWCCSGKQGGRVIFPSCSVRYELYPFYRMEIATLPPAPIHPSSYTAASELPTVDSCLQFDFGTIEAATNKFSDDKKIGEGGFGKVYKGTLPSGQVIAVKRLGKSSGQGVEQFKNEVELQAKLQHKNLAGVLGFCLKGEEKILIYEFVPNRSLDNFIYDSKKQGQLDWAARYKIIGGIARGIQYLHKDSQLRIIHRDLKASSILLDADMNPKISDFGIARILEVDQTQKNASRIVGTYGYMSPEYAMQGEFSEKSDVYSFGVLVLEIITGKKNSNFESEGAADLLSYAWIHWRDGRPLELLDPTLKGFYLIDEAIKCIHVGLLCVQKDPADRPSMASIVLTLSSHSVSLPTPLQPAFFLRNTDQNLPQMYMESDQSTSMSMSWSINDESVTEPHAR; encoded by the exons ATGACTTCTTTGAACTCCATGACCCTTCTATTCATTTCCATGCTTAGCCTTAGCTTCCTCAGCCGTACCACTACTCATGCAGCTGACCCAGTTCACCTCAAAGAGGTATGTGCTAACACCACTTTCAGCCCCAATAGCATCTATCAATCCAATCTCAATTCCCTCctctcttccctctcttccAACGTCACACAAAACCTCGAATTCTACAACACAACCAGCGGCCAAAACACCCCCAACCCCGTCTACGGCCTCTTCCTCTGTCGCGGCGATGTAACCCCTCAACTCTGTCAAGAATGTGTAGCTGCGGCAGTGAAAGAGGTAACCAAAAAGTGTTCAAGAGAGAAAGTCGCTGTGATATGGTACGATGAGTGCATGATACGTTACTCAAACCGGTCTTTCTTCTCTACCGTGGACGAAAAACCAAGGTTAGCCCTATTGAACACGCAGAATATCACTGAACAGGACAAGTTTAACAAGTTACTAGCAAAGAGTATGAACGAGACTGCAGCACAAGCATCTAATGCTCCTATTGGTGCCAAAAAGTATGGGACCAAGGAGGTGAATATCTCTGCTTTTCAAACACTGTACAACCTTGTACAGTGCACAGCGGACTTGTCCAGAAACGATTGTAGTACTTGTCTTCAAGCTGCTATAAAGCTTCTGCCATGGTGTTGTAGTGGAAAGCAAGGGGGAAGAGTTATTTTTCCTAGTTGCAGTGTTAGGTACGAATTGTACCCTTTTTACCGGATGGAAATTGCGACACTCCCACCTGCACCAATTCACCCATCTTCATATACAG CTGCAAGTGAATTACCAACTGTAGACTCCTGCTTGCAATTTGATTTTGGGACAATTGAAGCCGCCACCAACAAATTCTCAGATGACAAGAAGATTGGTGAAGGTGGATTTGGTAAAGTTTACAAG GGTACACTTCCTAGCGGACAAGTTATAGCTGTAAAGAGGTTAGGGAAAAGCTCTGGACAAGGAGTCGAACAATTTAAGAATGAGGTTGAACTACAAGCCAAGCTTCAGCACAAAAATTTAGCAGGGGTTTTGGGATTCTGCTTAAAAGGAGAAGAGAAGATACTCATCTATGAATTTGTGCCCAATAGAAGCCTTGACAATTTTATATATG ATTCAAAAAAACAAGGACAATTGGATTGGGCAGCACGATATAAGATTATAGGAGGAATTGCTCGAGGAATTCAATATCTTCACAAAGATTCTCAACTTAGAATTATACATCGCGATCTAAAAGCTAGTAGCATATTGTTAGATGCTGATATGaatccaaaaatttcagattttggtATCGCGCGGATTCTTGAAGTTgatcaaactcaaaaaaatgcGAGTAGAATTGTGGGGACATA TGGTTATATGTCTCCAGAGTACGCAATGCAAGGTGAATTTTCTGAGAAATCTGACGTGTACAGTTTTGGTGTCCTAGTCCTAGAAATTATCACTGGTAAAAAGAATAGTAACTTTGAATCAGAAGGGGCTGCGGACCTCCTAAGCTAT GCTTGGATACATTGGAGGGACGGGAGGCCCTTGGAATTATTGGATCCAACTTTGaaaggtttttatttaatagatGAAGCCATTAAATGCATCCACGTTGGCTTATTATGTGTTCAGAAAGATCCAGCTGACAGACCATCTATGGCATCAATAGTTCTCACACTTAGTAGCCACTCTGTCAGTCTACCAACACCGCTACAACCAGCATTTTTCCTTCGCAACACGGACCAGAACTTGCCGCAAATGTATATGGAGTCTGATCAATCTACTAGCATGTCCATGTCATGGTCTATCAATGATGAATCTGTTACTGAACCACACGCACGATAA
- the LOC126727215 gene encoding cysteine-rich receptor-like protein kinase 25 isoform X1, producing MTSLNSMTLLFISMLSLSFLSRTTTHAADPVHLKEVCANTTFSPNSIYQSNLNSLLSSLSSNVTQNLEFYNTTSGQNTPNPVYGLFLCRGDVTPQLCQECVAAAVKEVTKKCSREKVAVIWYDECMIRYSNRSFFSTVDEKPRLALLNTQNITEQDKFNKLLAKSMNETAAQASNAPIGAKKYGTKEVNISAFQTLYNLVQCTADLSRNDCSTCLQAAIKLLPWCCSGKQGGRVIFPSCSVRYELYPFYRMEIATLPPAPIHPSSYTGKKKISTATIIAIVVPIVALVLVILSFCFLTMRARKKSNAIKGENFKKSDQILNYQAASELPTVDSCLQFDFGTIEAATNKFSDDKKIGEGGFGKVYKGTLPSGQVIAVKRLGKSSGQGVEQFKNEVELQAKLQHKNLAGVLGFCLKGEEKILIYEFVPNRSLDNFIYDSKKQGQLDWAARYKIIGGIARGIQYLHKDSQLRIIHRDLKASSILLDADMNPKISDFGIARILEVDQTQKNASRIVGTYGYMSPEYAMQGEFSEKSDVYSFGVLVLEIITGKKNSNFESEGAADLLSYAWIHWRDGRPLELLDPTLKGFYLIDEAIKCIHVGLLCVQKDPADRPSMASIVLTLSSHSVSLPTPLQPAFFLRNTDQNLPQMYMESDQSTSMSMSWSINDESVTEPHAR from the exons ATGACTTCTTTGAACTCCATGACCCTTCTATTCATTTCCATGCTTAGCCTTAGCTTCCTCAGCCGTACCACTACTCATGCAGCTGACCCAGTTCACCTCAAAGAGGTATGTGCTAACACCACTTTCAGCCCCAATAGCATCTATCAATCCAATCTCAATTCCCTCctctcttccctctcttccAACGTCACACAAAACCTCGAATTCTACAACACAACCAGCGGCCAAAACACCCCCAACCCCGTCTACGGCCTCTTCCTCTGTCGCGGCGATGTAACCCCTCAACTCTGTCAAGAATGTGTAGCTGCGGCAGTGAAAGAGGTAACCAAAAAGTGTTCAAGAGAGAAAGTCGCTGTGATATGGTACGATGAGTGCATGATACGTTACTCAAACCGGTCTTTCTTCTCTACCGTGGACGAAAAACCAAGGTTAGCCCTATTGAACACGCAGAATATCACTGAACAGGACAAGTTTAACAAGTTACTAGCAAAGAGTATGAACGAGACTGCAGCACAAGCATCTAATGCTCCTATTGGTGCCAAAAAGTATGGGACCAAGGAGGTGAATATCTCTGCTTTTCAAACACTGTACAACCTTGTACAGTGCACAGCGGACTTGTCCAGAAACGATTGTAGTACTTGTCTTCAAGCTGCTATAAAGCTTCTGCCATGGTGTTGTAGTGGAAAGCAAGGGGGAAGAGTTATTTTTCCTAGTTGCAGTGTTAGGTACGAATTGTACCCTTTTTACCGGATGGAAATTGCGACACTCCCACCTGCACCAATTCACCCATCTTCATATACAG gaaagaaaaaaatctcaacGGCAACAATAATCGCCATAGTTGTTCCAATTGTTGCTTTGGTTCTGGTCATTCTGTCCTTCTGTTTCCTAACAATGAGAGCAAGAAAGAAGTCCAATGCAATAAAGggagagaattttaagaaatCTGATCAAATCCTAAATTATCAAG CTGCAAGTGAATTACCAACTGTAGACTCCTGCTTGCAATTTGATTTTGGGACAATTGAAGCCGCCACCAACAAATTCTCAGATGACAAGAAGATTGGTGAAGGTGGATTTGGTAAAGTTTACAAG GGTACACTTCCTAGCGGACAAGTTATAGCTGTAAAGAGGTTAGGGAAAAGCTCTGGACAAGGAGTCGAACAATTTAAGAATGAGGTTGAACTACAAGCCAAGCTTCAGCACAAAAATTTAGCAGGGGTTTTGGGATTCTGCTTAAAAGGAGAAGAGAAGATACTCATCTATGAATTTGTGCCCAATAGAAGCCTTGACAATTTTATATATG ATTCAAAAAAACAAGGACAATTGGATTGGGCAGCACGATATAAGATTATAGGAGGAATTGCTCGAGGAATTCAATATCTTCACAAAGATTCTCAACTTAGAATTATACATCGCGATCTAAAAGCTAGTAGCATATTGTTAGATGCTGATATGaatccaaaaatttcagattttggtATCGCGCGGATTCTTGAAGTTgatcaaactcaaaaaaatgcGAGTAGAATTGTGGGGACATA TGGTTATATGTCTCCAGAGTACGCAATGCAAGGTGAATTTTCTGAGAAATCTGACGTGTACAGTTTTGGTGTCCTAGTCCTAGAAATTATCACTGGTAAAAAGAATAGTAACTTTGAATCAGAAGGGGCTGCGGACCTCCTAAGCTAT GCTTGGATACATTGGAGGGACGGGAGGCCCTTGGAATTATTGGATCCAACTTTGaaaggtttttatttaatagatGAAGCCATTAAATGCATCCACGTTGGCTTATTATGTGTTCAGAAAGATCCAGCTGACAGACCATCTATGGCATCAATAGTTCTCACACTTAGTAGCCACTCTGTCAGTCTACCAACACCGCTACAACCAGCATTTTTCCTTCGCAACACGGACCAGAACTTGCCGCAAATGTATATGGAGTCTGATCAATCTACTAGCATGTCCATGTCATGGTCTATCAATGATGAATCTGTTACTGAACCACACGCACGATAA